In Nostoc sp. UHCC 0926, a single genomic region encodes these proteins:
- a CDS encoding FHA domain-containing protein, with translation MNALTLQWHDAGEDKTQNIYEQQSSQNPGTVRIGRDPLRCDIVLSHPTVSGLHVEIFFHHQQRGFYIRNLRSQNPPIVDGRQLVQGEMPLTEGTSISLGQIKLNVTSISTGSIPATILLSPHPPVHGHHHYPATPPAPLPGVYGLECPKCHKVSPGENLQIGCHWCGTSLAAAVSVLVAPGS, from the coding sequence ATGAACGCACTGACTTTACAGTGGCACGATGCAGGTGAAGATAAAACTCAGAACATTTACGAACAACAGTCAAGTCAAAATCCTGGCACTGTCCGCATCGGTCGCGACCCACTCCGGTGCGATATTGTTCTGAGTCACCCTACTGTCTCTGGTCTGCACGTTGAAATCTTTTTTCATCACCAGCAACGGGGCTTTTATATCAGGAATTTGCGATCGCAAAATCCCCCCATTGTCGATGGACGGCAATTAGTCCAAGGTGAAATGCCTTTAACTGAGGGCACTAGTATCTCTTTGGGACAAATAAAACTCAACGTTACTAGCATTTCCACGGGCAGCATTCCAGCAACAATTTTGCTCTCACCCCATCCACCAGTACACGGACATCACCACTATCCAGCCACACCCCCCGCACCACTGCCAGGAGTTTACGGCTTAGAATGCCCCAAATGTCATAAAGTTTCCCCAGGAGAGAATTTACAAATTGGCTGTCATTGGTGTGGGACATCTTTGGCTGCGGCTGTGAGTGTGTTAGTAGCACCGGGTAGTTGA